The genome window GCGAGCCGTCCGCGACCAGCGCGTCCTCGCTTGACCCCGCCCGCGGCCCTGCCGGCAGCCGCGCGTCGCCCAACCCGACGCGCCGCATCAGACCGGTCCGCCACGCGCCAGGCAAGCCCCGCGCACACCGTCGCCGGCGCTTTTTTCGTCTCGCCACACGAATCTACATACTGGAGATATCACCATGCGTTTGATCCTGTTGGGCGCGCCCGGCGCGGGAAAGGGCACCCAGGCAAACTTCATCAAGGAAAAATTCGGCATCCCGCAAATCTCGACGGGCGACATGCTGCGCGCGGCCGTGAAGGCCGGCACGCCGCTCGGCGTCGAGGCGAAGGGCTACATGGACGCGGGCAAGCTCGTGCCGGACGCGCTGATCATCGGCCTCGTCAAGGAGCGCCTGAAGGAATCCGACTGCGCGAACGGCTATCTGTTCGACGGTTTCCCGCGCACGATCGCGCAGGCTGACGCGATGAAGGAAGCCGGCGTCGCGATCGACTACGTGCTCGAGATCGACGTGCCGTTCTCGGAAATCATCGAGCGCATGAGCGGCCGCCGCACGCACCCGGCATCGGGCCGCACGTACCACGTCAAGTTCAACCCGCCGAAGGTGGAAGGCCATGACGACGTGACGGGCGAGCCGCTGATCCAGCGTGACGACGACAAGGAAGAAACCGTCAAGAAGCGTCTCGAAGTGTACGAAGCGCAGACCAAGCCGCTGATCACGTACTACGGCGACTGGGCGCAGCGCGGCGAGGAAAACGGCCTGAAGGCACCGCAGTACCGCAAGATCTCGGGCCTCGGCAGCGTCGAGGAAATCCGCGAGCGCGCGTTTGGCGCACTGAAGTAAGCAGCGCATCGCGCACCCGCAAGCCGCCCTTTCCGGGCGGCTTTTTTTTGCCCGGCCGGAATTGGCACGACCGTTCTGGTCCCGCAGTCGCGCGAGCGTGCCCCGTACAATCGGTCGGGTGCGGGCGCTCGCGTGACCCGGGCGCCGGCATTTCAACCCATCGCGCGGCATTGAACCAGGCAACCGCTTGGCGCGGAACCGCAACCCGCGCCGAAGCGCCGATAGCGGTGACCACATTGGACGGCCGCGCCCTGAGCGCTGAAGCGCCACGGGCGCTCAACAACGGAGACAGTCATGGAAATTCGCGGCAACGTGTTTCTGATCACGGGCGGCGCATCGGGCCTCGGCGCCGGCACCGCGCGGATGCTCGCGCAGGCAGGCGGCACGGTCGTGCTCGCCGACCTAAACGACGCGGCGGGCACCGCGCTCGCGACCGAACTGGGCGGCCGCTTCGTGCACTGCGACGTGTCGAGCGAAGCCGACGCCCAGGCCGCCGTCAGCGCGGCGACGCAAGCCGGCACGCTGCGCGGCCTCGTGAACTGCGCGGGCATCGCGCCCGCCGCGAAGACCGTCGGCAAGGACGGCGCGCATCCGCTCGACGTGTTCGCGAAGACGATCAACGTGAACCTCATCGGCACGTTCAACATGATCCGGCTCGCGGCCGCCGCGATGGCGGCCACCGCGCCGACCGCGGACGGCGAGCGCGGCGTGATCGTCAGCACCGCGTCGGTCGCCGCGTTCGACGGGCAGATCGGCCAGGCCGCGTACGCGGCGTCGAAAGCCGGCGTCGCGGGCATGACGCTGCCGATCGCGCGCGACCTGTCGCGCAGCGGCATCCGCGTGATGACGATCGCGCCCGGCCTGTTCGAGACGCCGATGCTGCTCGGCATGCCGCAGGACGTGCAGGACGCGCTCGGCGCGATGGTGCCGTTCCCGCCGCGGCTCGGCAAACCGGCCGAATACGCGCTGCTGGTGCGCCAGATCGTCGAGAATCCGATGCTCAACGGCGAAGTGATCCGCCTCGACGGTGCGATCCGGATGCAGCCGAAATAGGCACAAAAAACGCCCGCGATGCGGGCGTCCTTTCATTCAGGGTGCCAGCAGCGTGGCAGCGGCTCAGTCCTCGCCGTCGCGCTGCATCCGCTGCCGCAATTCGGTCACCTGCGACTCGACGACGGTGGCGTCGTCCGCGTCCGGCCGCTCGCCGAGATACAGTTCGAGATCCTCGAGCGCGGGCCGCAGGTAATCGAGCCGCGCATACGCGAACCCGCGGTCGCGGACTTCGTCGAGGTGCTCGGGCAGCAGGATCACGAGCCGCTGCTGCACCGCGAGCAGCCGCTGCCAGCGTTCCGTCTGAAGATAGATCGTCTTCAGGTTGCGCAGCATCCGCGCGATGATCTCGCGGCTCGTCGCCGGCTGCAGCAGCGCGCGCAACGCGCTGTCGACCGCGCCGGCCGCCCGCGCGACGTACGGCTCGAGCATCTCGACCATCTCGGCTTCGGACAGCGAATGGCCGTTGGCCGGATCGATGATCAGGTCGCCGTCCGGCAGCGTGACGCGCAGCAGGAAGTGGCCGGGGAACGACACGCCGCGCGCCGGCACGCCGATCTGCTCGGCGAGCTCCAGGTACAGCACCGACAGCGAGATCGGGATCCCGCGCCGCCGCTTCAGCACGGCGTTCAGGTGGCTGTTATCGGGGTCGTAGTAGTCGTTGTGATTGCACGCGAAGCCGAGCTCGCGGAAGAAGAAATCGTTCAGCGCGGCGACGCGGCCCTTCAGGTCCGCATCGTCCGTGAGCCGCCGGCGCAACCGCGCCGCCAGCATGTCGAGTTCGGCCAGCGTGCCCTGCAGGTCGAGGTCGGGATACGCGTCCTGCGCCAGCGACAGCGCCGCTTCCGTGACGGGCAGACTGTCGTCGTCTGCCACGAGCGTGCTGAAGTAGTCGAGGACGCGGGTCATTGCGGTCGTCACTTGGCGCGCCTTCTGAAATAAGCGTATTTGAAGCCCATCACCCACAACATACCGAAATATAGTGCAGCGAACAGCACGAGGCACGCGGCCATCAGCGCGATGCGATCGAGCGGCTGCGTACGCATCCCGGTCCAGTCGAAGCTGATCGACAGCCAGTGCATCAGGCCGGCGAGCACGAGCGCCGCGCCGATCAGCTGCACGAAGAAGCGCAGCCAGCCCGGCGACGGCTGGTAGATGCCGCGCTTGCGCAGCCCGATGAACAGCAGCAGCGAGTTCAGGCACGCACCGACGCCGATGCTCAGCGTCAGGCCCGCGTGGCCGATCAGCGGCACGAACACGTAGTTCGAGATCTGCGTGACGATCAGCACGCCGATCGCGATCTTCACGGGCGTCTTGATGTCCTGCTTCGCATAGAAGCCCGGCGCGAGGATCTTGATCAGGATGATGCCGACGAGGCCGATCCCGTAAGTCGCCAGCGCGCGCGCGACCATCGTGACGGTGTGCGCGTCGAACTTGCCGTAGTTGAACAGGGTCGCGGTGAGCGGTGTCGCGAAGAAGAACAGCGCGAGCGCGCTCGGCGCCGCGAGCAGGAACGTGACGCGCAGGCCCCAGTCGAGCAGCGCCGAATACTCGTGCGAATCGGCATCGACGTGCGCCTTCGACAGGCTCGGCAGCAGGATCGTGCCGAGCGCGACGCCGAGCAGCGCCGTCGGGAATTCCATCAGGCGGTCGGCGTAGTTGATCCACGACACGGCGCCCTGCCCGAGCCGCGACGCGATGTTGGTGTTGATGATCAGCGACAGTTGCGCGACCGACACCGCGAACGTCGCGGGCACCATCTTCGCGAGCACGCGCTTCACGCCCGGGTGGCGCAGCGCGCGCAGCGGGTTGAGGCCGATCAGCGGCACCATGTCGATCTTCTTCAGGCCCGGCAACTGCACGAGGAACTGCAGCACGCCGCCGACGATGACGGCCCATGCGAGCGCGAACACCGGCACCTTCAGGTGCGGCGCGACGAACACCGCCGCGGCGATGAACGCGACGTTGAGCAGCACCGGCGCGAACGCGGGCAGCGAGAAGCTCTTGTACGTGTTCAGCACGCCGGAGGCGAGCGTCGTCAACGAGATGAACACGATGTACGGGAACATGATCTGCGTCATCGTGACCGCGAGCGGGAACGCCTGCCCGTCGGTGTGCAGGCCGGACGCGACGGCGAACACGACCCACGATGCGCCGGCGATCCCGACCACCGACAGCACGGCAAGCGCCCACGCGAGCACGGTCGACATCGCGTCGACGAGCGCTTTCGTCGCGTCATGCCCCTGCTGGTTCTTGAACTCGGCGAGGATCGGCACGAACGCCTGCGAGAACGCGCCTTCGGCAGACAGGCGGCGCAGCAGGTTCGGGATACGGAAGGCGACGTAGAACGCGTCGGTGTATTGACTGGCGCCGAACGCACGGGCGATCAGCGTCTCGCGGGCCAGTCCGGTCACGCGCGACAGCAGCGTGAAGCCGCTGACCGTCAGCAGGGCTCGGAATAGATTCATGGGGCGCTTATTATACGGACGTTGCGTGGCCCGGCCAGCGGCCGATGCCGAAAAGCGCGCACGCGTTCGGCGCCGTCCTCGGCGGGTGTCACGTTGAACTTGCCACGCGCTTGATTTCGTTGCTATAATCGCCGGTTTCTAGGCTCGTACATGCACGGCAACTGCCGTTTTCATGTCCCTGCCTCGGTTAAAATCACCGTTTTTTATGCGCCCCTGGGCAATCGCTCTCAGGGGACGGATCGAAAAGCAGCGCTTGGCCGTCTAGGCTCCAAGCTCTGGAAACAGGACAGGATAAGGAACCGTCATGGCTAACTCCGCACAAGCACGCAAGCGCGCCCGCCAGGCCGCGAAGGCAAATTCGCACAACTCGGCGCTGCGCTCGAAATTCCGTACCGCGATCAAGGCTGTTCGCAAGGCTGTCGACGCCGGCGATCAAGCAAAGGCTGCAGAGCTGTTCAAGTCTGCCGTCAAGACGATCGACACGATCGCCGACAAGAAGATCGTTCACAAGAACAAGGCCGCTCGCAGCAAGAGCCGCCTGGCCGCAGCCGTCAAGGGTCTGCAGGCAGCAGCGTAAATCCGGTGCGCCCGCTCACGCGGGCGTTCCTGTTTCCTGCGATCGCAAAAAAGCCCGCCTAGGCGGGCTTTTTGTCGCCTGTCGCCAGCGCATGCTGCTGGCCGGTGACAGTTGCCACGAGGGCGGGCGCGGCAAGCGCCCTAGCCCGCGCCGGCATCACTTCTTCGCGTCGTAGTCCGGCAGTTCGCACGCCTCGGTCACGACGAGGTTGTTGTCCTTCGCGAAATTCAGCACGAAATCGAACGCCATCGGCTCGACGTCGCGCAGCCGGGAATCGAGGATCACGCATTTCAGGTCGCCGAGCATCGTCGGACGCACGTAGAGCGAATACTGGAGACGCGCGTTCCGCCCGCTCGCCCCCGGCCCGAAGCAGGCCATCACACCGGCCAGACGTTCCGACCAGTCGCTCGGGCGAAACTTTTTCCCGTCTTTCGTGATGCCCTGGATGAAGAATTCGGTCGGAGGGGTTTCAGCCATGTGGTTACCCAAGTGACGGCCCGGCGATGTCCAGGCAACGGCGCCTGGATACGCGAACACAAAGCTGAAACGGACGGCGGCACAAGCATTCCGATATCCCGAAAACGGGACGTCGGTGCGCGCCACCGGCGGACTGCACCGGATTTGTGCAGCGCACGGCTTGTGTCCGGCAGAGCGCGAAGAGGCTTGCCTGCCGGGCTGGAGAAAACTTTTGAATTATACCGCAGCGCGCCATCGCGCGCCGTCCCGCCACCCCTTCTCCTACGTCGCTTGCCGCGCGCGGCGATCGTGCCCCGCTTCTCTCCGCGGCTCGTCAAAGCACAGAAAATCCTTTATGCTGCTTTGAGTTATCCACACCCGACGGCGGCGCCGTCCGGCCTTGCTGCCGGGTGCAACCCGCCGTATTTCGCTTCATGACCACCAAAACCATTCGTCACTACCTGCAGTTCAAGGATTTCTCGCTGGAAGACTACGAGTACGTGCTCGAACGCACGGGTATCCTGAAGCGCAAGTTCAAGAACTACGAGACCTATCACCCGCTGCACGACCGCACGCTCGCGATGATCTTCGAGAAGAGCTCGACTCGCACGCGCCTGTCGTTCGAAGCCGGGATCTTCCAGCTCGGAGGCCACGCCGTCTTCATGAGCACGCGCGACACGCAGCTCGGCCGCGGCGAACCCGTCGAGGATTCCGCGCAGGTCATCTCGCGAATGGTCGACATCATCATGATCCGCACGTTCGAGCAGGACGTCATCAAGCGCTTCGCGGACAATTCCCGCGTGCCGGTGATCAACGGCCTGACGAACGAGTACCACCCGTGCCAGGTGCTCGCCGACATCTTCACGTATTACGAGCACCGCGGCCCGATCGCCGGCAAGACCGTCGCGTGGGTCGGCGATGCGAACAACATGCTCTACACGTGGATCGAAGCCGCGCAGATCCTCGGCTTCAAGCTGCGCCTGTCCACGCCGCCCGGCTACGCGCTCGACATGAAGCTCGTGTCGCCCGACAGCGCGCCGTTCTACGAGGTGTTCGACGATCCGAACGAAGCATGCAAGGGCGCCGACCTCGTCACTACCGACGTGTGGACGAGCATGGGCTTCGAGGCCGAGAACGAGGCCCGCAAGCAGGCGTTCGCCGACTGGTGCGTCGACGAGGAAATGATGGGGCACGCGAACCCGGACGCCCTCTTCATGCACTGCCTGCCCGCGCACCGCGGCGAGGAAGTGACGGCCGGCGTGATCGACGGCCCGCAGAGCGTCGTGTGGGACGAAGCGGAAAACCGCCTGCACGTGCAGAAGGCGCTGATGGAATTCCTGCTGCTCGGCCGCCTCAAGCACTGACGCGCCGGCAACCCGCCAGCTCATGAAAAAAGCGCCGATCGACGATCGGCGCTTTTTGTTTGGGCGCGGGAAAAGCGGTGCTGAACCCGCGTTACAGGCAGACCGGTTCGGGCTCGAGTTCGACGCCGAAACGGGCGCGCACGTCGGCCTGGATCGCCTGCGCCAGCGCGAGCACGTCGGCCCCCGTCGCGCCGCCGCGATTGACGAGCACGAGCGCCTGTCGGTCGTGCACGGCCGCCGCGCCCAGCGCGCGCCCCTTCCAGCCGCAGCGGTCGATCAGCCAGCCGGCCGCGAGCTTGACCTGCCCGTCCGGCTGCGGATACGACACGACTTCCGGCGCGCGGGCGCGCAGCGCATCGAACTGCGCGGCATCGATCACCGGATTCTTGAAGAAACTGCCCGCGTTGCCGAGGACGAGCGGATCGGGCAGCTTCGCGCGGCGGATCGCGACGACCGCGTCGAACACGTCGCGCGCCGTGGCCGCATCGGGTGCAATGCCTCGGGCGTCGAGTTCGCGCGTGACGTCCGCGTAGCCGAGCCGCGGCGCCCACTGCTTCGGCAACCGGAACGTCACCGACACGATCGCGAACCGGCCGCGCCCTTCCCGCTTGAAGAAGCTGTCGCGATAGCCGAACGCGCAGCGCGCGGCGTCGAAACGCTCGCTGCGCCCCGTCGCCAGCTCGACCGCGACCAGCGAGTCGAAATACGCCTTCATCTCGAGGCCATATGCGCCGATGTTCTGGATCGGCGCGGCGCCGACCGTGCCCGGAATCAGCGCAAGGTTCTCGAGGCCCGCCATCCCGTGCTCGAGCGTCCACGCGACGAATGCGTGCCAGTTCTCGCCGCCGCCGGCCTCGACGTACCACGCGTCGTCGTCCTCGCGTACGACGCGGCGGCCCGCGATCTCGTCGAGCAGCACGACGCCGTCGAAGTCGCGCGTGAACACGACGTTGCTGCCGCCGCCGAGCACGAGTTGCGGCAGGTTCGCGACGTGCGGGTCGCGATGGAGCGCCTCGAACTGCGACGCATGCGTGATGCGCGCGGCAAAGCGCGCGGTCGCGGCGATGCCGAACGTGTTGTGCGCGGCGAGCGGATAGTCGGGAAGCAGCGACAGGGCGGAATCGTCAGAAGGCATCGGCATTCGCGGTCACGTCCGCCCGGGCGGCGCATGGCCGGCCTTGGGCAAACGGAGGGGCATCGGTAAAATGGCAAACAGTCCGCAATTATAGCGAGTGCCCGCGCGCGAGCCGGGTGCCCGCATCTCAAGGGAGGAATGCCATGCCATCGTTCGACGTCGTTTCCGAAGCGAACATGATCGAAGTGAAGAACGCCATCGAGCAGTCGAACAAGGAGATTTCGACGCGCTTCGACTTCAAGGGCTCCGACGCGCGCGTCGAGCAGAAGGAACGCGAGCTGACGCTGTTCGCCGATGACGATTTCAAGCTCGGCCAGGTCAAGGACGTGCTGATCGGCAAGCTGGCCAAGCGCAACGTCGACGTGCGCTTCCTCGACTACGGCAAGGTCGAGAAGATCGGCGGCGACAAGGTCAAGCAGATCGTCACCGTGAAGAAAGGCGTGACCGGCGATCTCGCGAAGAAGATCGTGCGCCTCGTGAAGGACAGCAAGATCAAGGTGCAGGCGAGCATCCAGGGCGACGCCGTGCGCGTG of Burkholderia sp. HI2500 contains these proteins:
- the murJ gene encoding murein biosynthesis integral membrane protein MurJ, with the protein product MNLFRALLTVSGFTLLSRVTGLARETLIARAFGASQYTDAFYVAFRIPNLLRRLSAEGAFSQAFVPILAEFKNQQGHDATKALVDAMSTVLAWALAVLSVVGIAGASWVVFAVASGLHTDGQAFPLAVTMTQIMFPYIVFISLTTLASGVLNTYKSFSLPAFAPVLLNVAFIAAAVFVAPHLKVPVFALAWAVIVGGVLQFLVQLPGLKKIDMVPLIGLNPLRALRHPGVKRVLAKMVPATFAVSVAQLSLIINTNIASRLGQGAVSWINYADRLMEFPTALLGVALGTILLPSLSKAHVDADSHEYSALLDWGLRVTFLLAAPSALALFFFATPLTATLFNYGKFDAHTVTMVARALATYGIGLVGIILIKILAPGFYAKQDIKTPVKIAIGVLIVTQISNYVFVPLIGHAGLTLSIGVGACLNSLLLFIGLRKRGIYQPSPGWLRFFVQLIGAALVLAGLMHWLSISFDWTGMRTQPLDRIALMAACLVLFAALYFGMLWVMGFKYAYFRRRAK
- the adk gene encoding adenylate kinase, translated to MRLILLGAPGAGKGTQANFIKEKFGIPQISTGDMLRAAVKAGTPLGVEAKGYMDAGKLVPDALIIGLVKERLKESDCANGYLFDGFPRTIAQADAMKEAGVAIDYVLEIDVPFSEIIERMSGRRTHPASGRTYHVKFNPPKVEGHDDVTGEPLIQRDDDKEETVKKRLEVYEAQTKPLITYYGDWAQRGEENGLKAPQYRKISGLGSVEEIRERAFGALK
- a CDS encoding YajQ family cyclic di-GMP-binding protein — encoded protein: MPSFDVVSEANMIEVKNAIEQSNKEISTRFDFKGSDARVEQKERELTLFADDDFKLGQVKDVLIGKLAKRNVDVRFLDYGKVEKIGGDKVKQIVTVKKGVTGDLAKKIVRLVKDSKIKVQASIQGDAVRVNGTKRDDLQSVIAMLRKDVTDTPLDFNNFRD
- the argF gene encoding ornithine carbamoyltransferase, producing the protein MTTKTIRHYLQFKDFSLEDYEYVLERTGILKRKFKNYETYHPLHDRTLAMIFEKSSTRTRLSFEAGIFQLGGHAVFMSTRDTQLGRGEPVEDSAQVISRMVDIIMIRTFEQDVIKRFADNSRVPVINGLTNEYHPCQVLADIFTYYEHRGPIAGKTVAWVGDANNMLYTWIEAAQILGFKLRLSTPPGYALDMKLVSPDSAPFYEVFDDPNEACKGADLVTTDVWTSMGFEAENEARKQAFADWCVDEEMMGHANPDALFMHCLPAHRGEEVTAGVIDGPQSVVWDEAENRLHVQKALMEFLLLGRLKH
- a CDS encoding SDR family NAD(P)-dependent oxidoreductase, with amino-acid sequence MEIRGNVFLITGGASGLGAGTARMLAQAGGTVVLADLNDAAGTALATELGGRFVHCDVSSEADAQAAVSAATQAGTLRGLVNCAGIAPAAKTVGKDGAHPLDVFAKTINVNLIGTFNMIRLAAAAMAATAPTADGERGVIVSTASVAAFDGQIGQAAYAASKAGVAGMTLPIARDLSRSGIRVMTIAPGLFETPMLLGMPQDVQDALGAMVPFPPRLGKPAEYALLVRQIVENPMLNGEVIRLDGAIRMQPK
- the rpsT gene encoding 30S ribosomal protein S20 is translated as MANSAQARKRARQAAKANSHNSALRSKFRTAIKAVRKAVDAGDQAKAAELFKSAVKTIDTIADKKIVHKNKAARSKSRLAAAVKGLQAAA
- a CDS encoding DUF3579 domain-containing protein; this encodes MAETPPTEFFIQGITKDGKKFRPSDWSERLAGVMACFGPGASGRNARLQYSLYVRPTMLGDLKCVILDSRLRDVEPMAFDFVLNFAKDNNLVVTEACELPDYDAKK
- a CDS encoding SirB1 family protein, which produces MTRVLDYFSTLVADDDSLPVTEAALSLAQDAYPDLDLQGTLAELDMLAARLRRRLTDDADLKGRVAALNDFFFRELGFACNHNDYYDPDNSHLNAVLKRRRGIPISLSVLYLELAEQIGVPARGVSFPGHFLLRVTLPDGDLIIDPANGHSLSEAEMVEMLEPYVARAAGAVDSALRALLQPATSREIIARMLRNLKTIYLQTERWQRLLAVQQRLVILLPEHLDEVRDRGFAYARLDYLRPALEDLELYLGERPDADDATVVESQVTELRQRMQRDGED
- the murB gene encoding UDP-N-acetylmuramate dehydrogenase; the protein is MPMPSDDSALSLLPDYPLAAHNTFGIAATARFAARITHASQFEALHRDPHVANLPQLVLGGGSNVVFTRDFDGVVLLDEIAGRRVVREDDDAWYVEAGGGENWHAFVAWTLEHGMAGLENLALIPGTVGAAPIQNIGAYGLEMKAYFDSLVAVELATGRSERFDAARCAFGYRDSFFKREGRGRFAIVSVTFRLPKQWAPRLGYADVTRELDARGIAPDAATARDVFDAVVAIRRAKLPDPLVLGNAGSFFKNPVIDAAQFDALRARAPEVVSYPQPDGQVKLAAGWLIDRCGWKGRALGAAAVHDRQALVLVNRGGATGADVLALAQAIQADVRARFGVELEPEPVCL